A single region of the Acidobacteriota bacterium genome encodes:
- a CDS encoding sialidase family protein: MHRFHIIHFLWALMLSFGCSPSTRPAGETRDAPAPPAPFTPNGEIRITRDHQEIGTLPAEYIPLDYPDMPWRGDPGIGMTGDGRIYVSLYARVFLSRDAGKTWESRSIDVDSLDPPMRAKNYDSFGVLRDGTLLWAYRADDPPTDFLLRSTDGGESWHSWSRLDNLSPFMRAGGNQNCLLELRDGTLLWPTIMAAQHAYDREDASKPPPTTYVFRSTDGGKSWEEKHSLQQWGTETNLLELHDGRLLAAIRYQRRYEAPPPQNEPPSLIEDHARREIQKSTVGKRVFLSDSADGGRSWQNFRPVWRQTDGPMDLEFGQAHGHMVQLSDGTVVLVVEDRYPYPEGDVRARISRDGGQTWLPEVYHLSPGHGYGASVVLEDDTIVTALGNTPLDERGRPVGSYTAQVVRWRLPN; the protein is encoded by the coding sequence ATGCACCGATTTCACATAATCCACTTTCTGTGGGCGCTCATGTTGAGCTTCGGCTGCAGTCCGTCGACGCGCCCCGCCGGCGAGACCCGGGACGCGCCGGCCCCTCCCGCCCCCTTCACCCCCAACGGAGAAATCCGGATCACCCGGGACCACCAGGAAATCGGAACCCTCCCCGCCGAATACATCCCCCTCGACTATCCCGATATGCCCTGGCGGGGCGACCCCGGCATCGGCATGACCGGGGACGGACGTATCTACGTCTCCCTCTATGCTCGGGTTTTCCTCTCCCGCGACGCTGGAAAGACTTGGGAGAGCCGCTCCATCGACGTCGATTCTCTGGACCCGCCCATGCGGGCCAAGAACTATGACTCCTTCGGAGTGTTGCGGGACGGCACCCTGCTCTGGGCCTACCGCGCCGACGATCCGCCCACCGACTTCCTGCTGCGCAGCACCGACGGCGGCGAGTCGTGGCACTCCTGGAGCCGTTTGGACAACCTGTCTCCTTTCATGCGGGCGGGGGGGAACCAGAACTGCCTGCTGGAGCTTCGGGACGGAACACTTCTGTGGCCCACCATCATGGCTGCCCAACACGCCTATGACAGAGAGGACGCCTCGAAACCGCCGCCCACCACCTATGTCTTCCGTTCCACCGACGGTGGAAAGAGCTGGGAGGAGAAGCATTCCTTGCAGCAGTGGGGCACCGAGACCAATCTGCTGGAACTTCACGACGGCCGCCTTCTGGCCGCCATCCGTTACCAGCGCAGATACGAGGCTCCTCCCCCGCAGAACGAACCGCCGTCCCTGATCGAGGATCACGCCCGGCGGGAGATACAGAAATCCACCGTGGGAAAACGCGTCTTCCTGTCCGATTCCGCAGACGGCGGCAGGAGTTGGCAGAATTTCCGCCCCGTCTGGCGTCAGACCGACGGGCCCATGGATCTTGAGTTCGGCCAGGCCCACGGGCACATGGTCCAGCTCTCCGACGGGACGGTGGTCCTGGTGGTGGAAGACCGCTACCCCTATCCGGAGGGGGACGTCAGGGCCCGGATCAGCCGGGACGGCGGACAGACCTGGTTGCCCGAGGTCTACCATCTGAGCCCGGGTCACGGCTACGGCGCCAGCGTCGTCCTGGAGGACGACACCATCGTGACCGCCTTGGGGAACACACCGCTGGACGAGAGAGGACGCCCCGTCGGAAGCTACACGGCCCAAGTCGTCCGGTGGCGTCTGCCCAACTGA
- a CDS encoding sialidase family protein → MKVVERGVLAESEPGTHRAVTTFPALAVLANGGLLATCRAGSSKDGADECAELFRWDGEERCWSAPSRPWNAPTVDGVGGTLKICYLTETAPGRLLAAGMWVDRQTYPGQGLFNAETEGCLPMAVVLAESDDEGRTWSPWRVVPMPEEIGPPSLTSPVFRLADGTLGMSIETNKHYDDGSKWYQKVVLFHSRDGGLNWEDPVVAGEDPTGRIFNWDQRVGVAADGRIAAFLWTYDSETRKYLNVHRRLSADGGCTWSRAQDLGFPDQAAHPAMLPDGRVVLAWVDRYGTHSIRARLAGSVDADFDPDTEVILYTHGPSGSQDSPEDETGELLSEMSLWSFGLPFAETLPDGTVMVAYYAGDAGSMNCYWARLDPDA, encoded by the coding sequence ATGAAGGTCGTGGAAAGAGGCGTCCTGGCCGAGAGCGAACCCGGAACCCATCGTGCCGTGACCACCTTTCCGGCGCTTGCCGTCCTGGCAAACGGCGGCCTTCTGGCCACCTGCCGCGCCGGTTCCAGCAAGGACGGCGCCGACGAGTGTGCCGAGCTCTTTCGTTGGGACGGGGAGGAGCGGTGTTGGAGCGCTCCGAGCCGTCCCTGGAACGCTCCCACCGTGGACGGAGTCGGGGGGACGCTCAAGATCTGCTACCTCACGGAGACGGCGCCGGGGCGTCTTCTGGCCGCCGGAATGTGGGTGGATCGCCAGACCTACCCGGGCCAGGGCCTGTTCAACGCGGAGACCGAGGGCTGCCTCCCCATGGCGGTGGTCCTGGCCGAGTCGGACGACGAGGGGAGAACGTGGTCGCCCTGGCGGGTCGTTCCCATGCCGGAGGAGATCGGTCCGCCCAGTCTCACCAGTCCCGTCTTTCGCCTCGCCGACGGCACTTTGGGGATGAGCATCGAGACCAACAAGCACTACGACGACGGGTCCAAGTGGTACCAGAAGGTGGTCCTCTTCCACTCCCGGGACGGCGGTCTGAATTGGGAAGATCCAGTCGTTGCCGGTGAAGATCCGACCGGACGCATCTTCAACTGGGACCAGCGCGTGGGGGTGGCGGCCGACGGCCGGATCGCGGCCTTCCTCTGGACCTACGACAGCGAAACCAGGAAATACCTGAACGTCCACCGGCGCCTCAGCGCCGACGGCGGCTGCACCTGGTCCCGCGCCCAGGATCTGGGTTTCCCCGACCAGGCGGCCCATCCGGCCATGCTCCCCGACGGGAGGGTCGTTCTGGCCTGGGTGGACCGGTACGGGACCCACTCCATCCGGGCGCGGCTGGCCGGGAGCGTAGATGCGGATTTCGATCCGGACACCGAGGTGATTCTCTACACCCATGGCCCTTCGGGATCGCAGGACTCGCCGGAGGACGAGACCGGGGAACTGCTTTCGGAAATGTCCCTCTGGAGCTTTGGCTTGCCGTTCGCCGAAACCCTGCCGGACGGGACGGTGATGGTGGCCTACTACGCCGGTGACGCCGGTTCCATGAACTGCTACTGGGCCCGCCTGGATCCGGATGCCTGA
- a CDS encoding VCBS repeat-containing protein: protein MRKTTPRIHIPLFLAAAGFLSCGAPRDEEPPPAIQFSEHLIMEGYTYPFGIAAADLDGDGDLDLTSADALPHNDLYWFENNGAGEFTRRFIQQDDPERLERHAVGDVDGDGHPDVVIVKNLHGDLLWFENNGNPADGQLWKRRNIAKGTLPGAYDVALADLDGDGDLDVAGSSWWLGYQFAWFENPGNPADPEVEAWEQHLIEGDLRETTAIRAADFDADGDWDLLATAALEEIVPIHTAEAGNAIVVWYENSGRPSSGTWTRRLIAEAPRALHGQPVDMDLDGDLDVVLAGGRELTPGQSTHSVLWYENAGDPTEGPWPVHVIREPYQNAFEADAADLDGDGDVDVVATGWGDPGRVAWFENGGDPKGAWTMHVLKDNWRRANQVIIADLDGDADPDLAAVAERGTLEFRWWRNQGRQP, encoded by the coding sequence ATGCGTAAGACAACCCCGAGAATCCACATCCCCCTGTTTTTGGCAGCGGCCGGTTTCCTCTCTTGTGGGGCGCCGCGAGACGAGGAACCGCCTCCCGCCATTCAATTCAGCGAACATCTGATCATGGAGGGATACACCTATCCCTTCGGAATCGCGGCCGCCGATCTGGACGGCGACGGCGACCTGGATCTGACCAGCGCCGACGCGCTTCCGCACAACGACCTGTACTGGTTCGAAAACAACGGCGCGGGCGAGTTCACGCGACGTTTCATCCAGCAGGACGACCCCGAGCGGCTCGAGCGCCACGCCGTGGGGGACGTCGACGGCGACGGACATCCGGACGTGGTGATCGTGAAGAACCTGCACGGAGACCTGCTCTGGTTCGAGAACAACGGCAATCCGGCGGACGGACAGCTTTGGAAACGGCGGAACATCGCCAAGGGGACGCTGCCGGGCGCCTATGACGTGGCCCTGGCCGATCTGGACGGCGACGGCGATCTGGACGTGGCGGGCTCTTCCTGGTGGTTGGGCTACCAGTTCGCCTGGTTCGAAAATCCGGGGAACCCGGCGGACCCGGAGGTCGAAGCCTGGGAGCAGCATCTGATCGAAGGCGATCTTCGGGAGACCACCGCCATCCGGGCGGCGGATTTCGACGCCGACGGCGACTGGGATCTGCTGGCCACCGCCGCTCTCGAGGAGATCGTTCCCATCCACACTGCCGAAGCGGGCAACGCCATCGTGGTCTGGTACGAGAACAGCGGCCGGCCATCGTCCGGAACCTGGACGAGGCGCCTGATCGCCGAAGCTCCCCGGGCCCTTCACGGACAGCCGGTGGACATGGATCTGGACGGCGATCTGGACGTGGTCCTGGCCGGCGGACGGGAGCTCACGCCGGGGCAATCGACCCACTCGGTCCTCTGGTACGAGAACGCCGGCGATCCCACCGAAGGCCCGTGGCCGGTCCACGTCATCCGCGAGCCCTACCAGAATGCGTTCGAGGCGGATGCCGCGGACCTGGACGGTGATGGAGACGTGGACGTGGTGGCCACCGGTTGGGGCGACCCGGGCCGTGTCGCCTGGTTCGAGAACGGCGGAGATCCCAAGGGCGCATGGACCATGCATGTGTTGAAGGACAACTGGCGCCGGGCCAACCAGGTCATCATCGCCGACCTGGACGGAGACGCAGATCCGGACCTCGCCGCCGTGGCGGAACGGGGCACGCTGGAATTCCGCTGGTGGCGGAACCAGGGGAGACAGCCATGA
- a CDS encoding sialidase family protein, whose product MIRRRDFLRKTAAAGVLAMSGKVVPGAAASGRGDQGTAVPVPFSYEIPHTRKAIPIQGARIYPMSSPFSRTDTRTGLTPDGRVFAAGSGYLWESTDRGRTWTMRKLPVGTGGGFGILDDDVFILIHDAPDHSVTYVQRSTDYGESWSEPFPLDVSPYTFSGSGWSDVYQHPDGTAMITVTLRHRDGVDEWDNPRIRGFHDHIFRSRDGGRSWGDRTLILPYSAESTLMAVKDSNRMLAYIRAQRPMLQEDPPDFREKTGASPTEQWVLKNGVIAESSDGGRTWVNPRLFDLRGSIPGEFVQVPDGRIAAIWLQRYPYELAGIRARISSDGGRTWDPTTYSLMHGHGYPDSVVYPDGTIVTVCENTDLNHRGRVVGSRTMAALHWRLGGATS is encoded by the coding sequence ATGATCAGGCGCCGAGATTTCCTCCGGAAGACTGCCGCAGCAGGGGTCCTGGCCATGAGCGGGAAGGTGGTTCCAGGCGCCGCCGCTTCCGGCAGAGGAGACCAGGGAACCGCCGTTCCCGTCCCCTTTTCGTACGAGATTCCCCACACCCGAAAGGCGATTCCCATCCAGGGCGCCAGGATCTACCCCATGTCCAGCCCCTTCTCCCGGACCGACACGCGGACCGGCCTGACCCCGGACGGCCGCGTCTTCGCGGCGGGCAGCGGCTATTTGTGGGAGTCCACGGACCGCGGCAGGACCTGGACCATGCGAAAGCTCCCGGTGGGCACCGGCGGCGGGTTCGGAATACTGGACGACGACGTTTTCATCCTGATCCACGACGCGCCGGACCACTCGGTGACCTATGTCCAGCGCTCCACGGACTACGGTGAGTCCTGGAGCGAGCCCTTTCCCCTGGACGTGAGCCCCTACACCTTCAGCGGCTCCGGGTGGAGCGACGTCTACCAGCATCCGGACGGAACCGCCATGATCACCGTGACCCTCCGCCACCGCGACGGGGTCGACGAATGGGACAACCCTCGAATTCGGGGTTTCCACGACCACATCTTCCGGTCCCGGGACGGGGGCCGGAGCTGGGGAGACCGGACCCTGATCCTACCCTATTCGGCCGAGAGCACCTTGATGGCGGTCAAGGACTCGAACCGGATGTTGGCCTACATCCGAGCCCAGAGACCGATGCTCCAGGAGGACCCACCCGACTTCCGGGAGAAGACCGGAGCCAGCCCCACCGAGCAGTGGGTACTGAAAAACGGGGTGATCGCCGAGTCTTCCGACGGCGGCCGAACCTGGGTCAACCCCAGGCTTTTCGACCTGCGGGGCAGCATCCCCGGCGAGTTCGTCCAGGTTCCCGACGGAAGGATCGCGGCCATCTGGTTGCAGCGCTACCCCTACGAGCTGGCCGGGATCCGGGCGCGCATCAGCTCCGACGGAGGACGGACCTGGGACCCGACGACCTATTCGCTCATGCACGGGCACGGCTACCCGGACAGCGTCGTCTACCCCGACGGCACCATCGTCACCGTCTGCGAAAATACGGACTTGAACCACCGGGGCCGGGTGGTGGGGAGCCGCACCATGGCAGCCCTCCACTGGCGCCTCGGAGGGGCGACATCCTAG
- a CDS encoding 2-hydroxyacid dehydrogenase — protein MAKQPLIVVPGDHPVQLAGSPHLERLRPYGEVALYSTRPDGDAEKLARVRDAQAMINSRGAVKWPGHLLKQLPRLRFITVCGIGTDSIDLETAREQGIIVSNIPGMTAAVVAEHALALMLAASKRVSYQTAELRAGRWIGMNNVYLRGKTAGVIGTGAIGAKMIELCRALGMDVVAWTFNPTDERERKLGVRFLELDELLQLADVVTLHLKLTPESRHLIGPRELSLMKPGSLLVNTARGAIVDTAALVESLDSGHLGGAGLDVYDTEPLPGNDPLFECEQVVLTPHSADQTPEGYDLLNQGVVDNVIAFLEGRPRNIVT, from the coding sequence ATGGCAAAGCAACCCTTGATCGTGGTTCCCGGTGACCACCCGGTGCAACTGGCCGGATCACCTCACTTGGAGCGGCTGCGCCCCTATGGAGAGGTGGCCCTCTACTCCACTCGTCCCGACGGCGACGCCGAGAAACTGGCCCGCGTCCGGGACGCGCAGGCGATGATCAATTCCCGGGGCGCCGTCAAATGGCCCGGGCACCTGTTGAAGCAACTTCCCCGCCTGCGTTTCATCACCGTGTGTGGGATCGGCACCGACTCCATTGATCTGGAGACGGCACGGGAGCAAGGCATCATCGTCTCCAACATTCCCGGGATGACGGCCGCGGTGGTGGCCGAGCATGCACTGGCTCTCATGCTGGCCGCCTCCAAGCGGGTCTCCTACCAGACGGCCGAGCTGCGGGCGGGCCGATGGATCGGCATGAACAACGTCTACCTGCGGGGCAAGACCGCCGGCGTCATCGGGACCGGCGCCATCGGAGCCAAGATGATCGAGCTCTGCCGGGCGCTGGGAATGGATGTGGTTGCCTGGACGTTCAATCCGACCGACGAGCGGGAGCGAAAGCTGGGGGTGCGCTTCCTGGAGCTGGACGAGCTGTTGCAACTGGCGGACGTGGTGACGCTTCACCTCAAACTGACCCCGGAGAGCCGGCATCTGATCGGCCCCCGGGAGCTGTCGCTGATGAAACCGGGGAGTCTGCTGGTCAATACGGCACGGGGAGCCATCGTCGACACGGCTGCGCTGGTGGAATCCCTCGACTCAGGGCATCTGGGCGGCGCCGGTCTGGATGTGTACGACACCGAGCCGCTCCCCGGAAACGACCCGTTGTTTGAGTGCGAGCAGGTGGTCCTGACCCCGCACAGCGCGGACCAGACCCCCGAAGGCTACGACCTCCTCAATCAGGGGGTCGTGGACAACGTCATCGCCTTCCTCGAGGGGCGTCCGCGCAACATCGTCACCTGA
- a CDS encoding CocE/NonD family hydrolase, giving the protein MPEAGPETPGILIEMNVGVPVRDGVVLRANIFRPDVPSPCPGLLTRTPYGKAESGLEPLVRAGYAVVAQDSRGRYASDGEYVPFTVERTQDGEDGYDSVEWLAAQPFCNGKVGTFGVSYNGWMQWSLARLRPPHLVAMCANSIPLEITDLDWWGSFRPGRRVKWWMNSMAPDLRRRHGLPPPHTPEEAEKIWDEQEQMRWIWFLPWMDLPGYLPPGLREYARDWLRNPTRRAWRFDRIHREVEVPNLDFSGWYDHCNGSMRHLRLMQQNARTKAAREQTRLVIGPWNHKHLGERSLGSMDYGPEARVDLTQVMIRWFDHWLKGDGDGLRGEPPVRYFVMGSQVWKGAATWPPEDGVGWREFYLDSGGDAHRPDGSGRLSASVPARSREDAYEYDPKDPVPTLWSQEMFTQPSDRSALAHRRDILNYRTDPLEQEVEVVGYPEAVLFASTSARDTDFFVRLVDEHPDGRALDVGYGMVRARHRISMDREDLVTPGEVVEYRIRLGPTACRFLEGHRIRVEITSSDFPNHDRNHNTGGKDLAETELVTARQVIHHSRCHPSRIVLPVALEFTINSKP; this is encoded by the coding sequence ATGCCTGAAGCCGGCCCGGAAACCCCGGGTATTCTCATCGAGATGAACGTCGGGGTCCCCGTCCGGGACGGCGTCGTCCTCCGCGCCAACATCTTTCGCCCTGATGTTCCCTCTCCCTGTCCCGGTCTGCTGACGCGGACCCCCTACGGGAAGGCGGAGAGCGGATTGGAGCCGCTGGTGCGGGCCGGCTACGCGGTGGTCGCCCAGGACAGCCGGGGCCGATATGCCTCCGATGGGGAGTACGTTCCGTTCACGGTGGAGCGGACTCAGGACGGGGAGGACGGGTACGACAGCGTGGAGTGGCTGGCCGCGCAGCCATTCTGCAACGGCAAGGTGGGCACCTTCGGAGTCTCCTACAACGGCTGGATGCAGTGGTCCCTGGCCCGGCTCCGGCCGCCTCACCTGGTGGCCATGTGCGCCAATTCCATCCCCCTGGAGATCACCGATCTGGACTGGTGGGGTTCCTTCCGTCCGGGACGGCGGGTCAAATGGTGGATGAACAGCATGGCCCCGGACCTCCGCCGCCGCCATGGGCTGCCTCCGCCCCACACTCCGGAGGAGGCCGAGAAGATCTGGGACGAGCAGGAGCAGATGCGTTGGATCTGGTTCCTGCCCTGGATGGATCTCCCCGGTTATCTTCCGCCGGGGCTTCGGGAATATGCTCGGGACTGGCTCCGAAATCCGACCCGCCGCGCCTGGCGATTCGACCGGATCCACCGGGAGGTGGAGGTCCCCAACCTGGACTTCAGCGGCTGGTACGACCACTGCAACGGCTCCATGAGGCACCTTCGACTGATGCAGCAAAACGCCCGGACGAAGGCAGCCAGGGAACAGACCCGGCTCGTCATCGGACCCTGGAACCACAAGCACCTGGGGGAGCGGTCCCTCGGCTCCATGGACTACGGACCGGAGGCCCGGGTCGACCTGACCCAGGTGATGATTCGCTGGTTCGATCATTGGCTCAAGGGAGACGGAGACGGTCTGCGGGGGGAACCGCCGGTGCGGTATTTCGTCATGGGTTCGCAGGTCTGGAAAGGGGCGGCGACCTGGCCTCCGGAGGATGGCGTCGGTTGGCGCGAGTTCTATCTGGACAGCGGCGGGGACGCCCACCGCCCGGACGGCTCAGGGCGGCTTTCGGCGTCGGTTCCGGCGCGGTCCCGTGAAGATGCCTACGAGTACGATCCCAAGGATCCGGTCCCGACGCTCTGGAGCCAAGAGATGTTCACGCAACCCTCCGACCGGTCCGCCCTCGCCCACCGCCGGGACATCCTGAACTACCGGACCGACCCCTTGGAGCAGGAGGTGGAAGTCGTCGGCTATCCCGAAGCCGTTCTTTTCGCCTCGACCTCGGCCCGGGACACGGACTTCTTCGTCCGGCTCGTGGACGAACATCCCGACGGCCGGGCCCTGGACGTCGGTTACGGCATGGTCCGCGCCCGGCACCGGATCTCCATGGATCGGGAGGACCTGGTGACTCCGGGCGAGGTTGTCGAGTACCGCATCAGGCTGGGACCGACCGCCTGCCGGTTCCTCGAGGGACATCGAATCCGGGTGGAGATCACCAGCAGCGACTTCCCGAATCACGATCGGAACCACAACACCGGAGGGAAGGATCTGGCCGAGACCGAACTGGTGACGGCCCGCCAGGTGATCCACCACTCCCGGTGCCATCCTTCCCGGATCGTGCTCCCAGTCGCTCTTGAATTTACTATAAATAGTAAACCCTGA